cacctccacctgcggagaggaagctgcgagagttgacatctccatgcttagattcacaaCCACTATGTACTACAATCACAAATccagtggagctgaagttgaatatacttcatcatctaccaaagttcaagggacttccaggcGAGGATCCGAATTGTCATGTTCGACAATTTCAACaaaagatgacaagtcttaggaaaagtaccgaagacagtgatacgACAATGCTGCAAGCCTTccaattctctttaatagattcagcGGAAGAATGGTTATATTGCCTTCCTCcggggagtattacaacatgggcGGAGATGAAAAGGatatttttagagaagtattttcctgcttctaaggaagcatccgttcgtaaagagattagtggtattCTTAAAATTACTGGGGAATCTCTTTATGAATGTTGGGATAGGTACAAAAAGTTGGTGGCGAGTTTCCCTCACCACAATATATCTCCAATACTCATGATTCAATATTtctatgaaggattacttccagagcaacgaaatttgattgatgcagctgctggtggttcacttactgagaagacaatctcgcaggcaaccagtttgattgagTGTATGGCTTCCAatgctcaacaattctacacTAGAAATGACtctaatgtcagaagagttaACGAGATGGGAGAGTTTGCACAGTCAGAGCAACGGATGAACAActtagagaaggtagtacaacgAATTGCAGCAGTGATTATTCCTACTTATGAGGAAGAGTCAGAATATGTGAATGATGtatttcctaatcagaggccaaggtatgatccctactctaatacttataatccaggttagaaagatcacccaaatttcaGTTATGCAAATCAGCAAGCTGCAGCTCTGAATCCTTATGGGCGAcaaagtggttttcaacaaccacaattccagccgCAACCACAACCTCAAACTCAACAACAGAACTAAAGCTCAAATCTGgaggagatgatgaaaatgatgatgcaaaagcAAGATGCAAATGCTCAGCGTCAAGATGCAATTATGCAAAAATAGGATATGGCTATAAAAGACTTGCAAAAACAGATGGGACAGTTGACTACAGATATGAATCAACTAAAAGCACAGACTTCGACAAAGTTGTCATCACAAACTTTTGTGAATCTAATAGAGAATGTTAATGCAATGCTTTTGAGGAGTGGTAAGCAAACAGAAGAGCCAAAGAAACAAGAAAAGGTTAGTCACGACTTGGAAAAGGATGTAGAGGTGGAAACCGTtccaaaggaaaatccaacctcaaccggccaacctaaggacacgatTCCTAATTTTACcacacctccttttcctagtcgttttgtgAAGTCTAAGAAGCAAGTTCAAGATGAGGAGATTCTAGATATTTTGCGCAAGCTACAAATCAATATCCCATTTATTGAAGCCATCAgattggtacccaggtatgccaaggttttgaggGATTTGTGTACAAAGAATGAGAGGTTGATTCCTAATGAAATCACTCAGGTGGGCGAAAGTGCTTCTGCTATGTTACTtaagaagatgcctgcaaagtgCAAAGATCTTGGGGGTTTCAccgtgccaattactattggtaccaAGAGGTTTGAGCGTGCTttacttgatttgggagcttccgtAAGCGTTATGTCaatcgatgtttatgattctttgaacctGGGGCCTTTAAAAGAGACAGGGATTGTCATTCAACTAGAtaataagtctaacatatatcctaagggactcatGGAAAACGTTttggtgcaagtgaatgaacTGATCTTTCTGGTTGATTTCTTTGTAGTGGATATGcataatggagataattgttcgtctacttcattacttcttggtAGACCATTTATGAAAACtggaaagacgaagattgatgtcgaTAGTGGGACACTTACTATGGAGTTTGATAAAGAAATTATACACTTtaatatttttgaagcaatgCAGTATCCGAGTGATGTCCACTCTGTCTTCTCTATTGATGTTGTTGATTCGTTAGATCATAAGGTGTTTGATGATCGTGGGAGTAAGCTAGACTCCCATAATTTACCACTTTTGGACATGGACTTGGATGCTGAATTTTTGGAAAATTGTGGTGCTTTTGCGCCACAACAGAAATTCCAATTTGATACTTCTACTTGTATGCCTTTGCCCATTATTGATGAAATTGTTTTATATTTTGTTGTGCAGGCACTCAAATTAGAACCTAAGCCTCCTTACCACTTTACGTATCCTTACTTGGGTGACGGGGAAAAGCACAAGGAATTATGGGAGGTTCAAAGCGATAAGGTGAATGTAGACTCCCTTGAGTTTCACGATttgctccctctggaggagtagtaaggagaatgccaagtcgggctgacgactttaaaccaagcgcttaatgggaggcaacccataggttttgtatcttaaaccctttttttttgtttttattgttttcatatcatattttcatcGCCATGGTTAATTTCATTGAGTCCAGAATCTATCTTAGAAGAAGATTATGACGgataccttttcgtcagaaaaattcagactgcacgtagttcgacccagagaccataactgtcagaccgttaatcgaaatattgtgcCCGTTTGATACTTTGTAAAAAACACgtagatgaacaacttttgtgaaatggagtttttccaaattccttaccaatttgcacAGTTTTTGAGTTTCATCTGCtgttacgtcagaattcagaatttttcttttttacacattgaggacaatgtgaagtttaagtgtgggggagtattttgcatatagatttttcatttatttttttttgcataaaaccttaaacttgtagagattttagagtcactagcatacttctaagtatgtttacatagagattctgaccgacataactgaacttagaagtgttagggaactacgttggatttcttgcttgttagagtgttaaataatggatttaatcatgacggtgatgcaaattaggagcatgaagaaatgcattaatagagttgttgatcaatcattagtggagactacctattttcatatcaaccgaggGACCAAACCAGATTTCTTTGtatatgactaaagagctttcttttgagtgtgtgtcaccatacgttaattccgggtagaatggtgagctacccaacctcccaccaatagaagcactatttttgatctcttgagtgctaattttgtcaatcatgagggtgacgtctatagatgaaaaccaccttcttgtagtttgatttgcagttagcaccattctctctcgccaataacaggtccatagaaacacatcatcatcaacaagcggagcgacatcaaaatctacaaggaaagttgaagacgtttgaggtctACAAGCAACATACAAGGAAGAgcgaaatttcatatccaagtaaagtaATATACAATGAGcaaatttttatatacatgttgaagacttacatataaggagcgtaatttatatccaagtatgaagacttatttacaagagcgaagaaaatcaaaagatgaaagttattgaagtttatgatacgaagacaatacaagttgtgaagaacaaAGTGGTAAAATACTTCTTTCGtggccatgttaattttaatttcgttattatttgtagttgcaatctttttatcaaaatgaaaaaaaaaatacaaaaaaacaaaaaaaaaaaaaaaaaaaaaaaaaggaaaaaaaaagaaagagaaaatacaaaaagatttgcattaggttgttatttgttcaataaggccatggggaagaaaaatctataaggaagtttcaagcaacaaggaaattgaggaaacgagttacaaattgtcaaagttttatgatgttcaagagtttatcatcaacagttgaagaccgaagacgaagactaagatgaagaagacgagctgaagactacgtttctattggatgttgtgagagtggtgttatcatcattgcgatcagatgtgaaggtggtaagtactctcatcctctatttttaataataatgattGATTTCCCTTCTTAGACTTCATCAGAAAAAgtttttatttcccacgatcttgtggggtctccagaaataattcgaaaggtttccttcccaccattcaacgtgtgtaggattctctcttcattcctgcctacacacatgtgagacccataaaaaagccgtcttattgactgcaattatcataaaatccttttaagtgaggcagaagtcgaggcgaaatgcttattgatcgctctcaaacacgcgttctctcattatggcgtggttatttctcactcaacatttaagaatgagaatatgttctttggtatttctaacttcttattactagcatgcagaaactctatgtcctcatagctctttggatgcttgggaagcggGAACGCTTTggagttggagtaggttttgtgggtatacctctcgtaagccctcacgagactataactcgtccactagggacacctaggggtttaaaggcctgttgcacatgctaatTGCAACTGTTtcctcaacgacatggagttgttgtattttaatatagatagtttgctcgaggactagcaaaagccaagtgtgggggaatttgttaagtgcatattttgcatatatttagtgtcgaatccatgctagtaattgcttagtttcttgcaaattattgtatattatgttttttttgttttatttatgttttgctaggtgaatcatccaaaagaagcgaatttgcacttaattgtgcaataaaagaagttagctaaAAGCGGAGaaaggccaaagaccaagtgaaaCTCGTTTGAACCTAGGAGTCCTTGAtatcatcttgaagaggacgaaaagacgaagccaacggAGAAAGAATAGagtcattccgacatcgtatgagaaAGTTACAAGCATTTGAAGCAAGTTGAAGTTGCGAAAGGCATCGAAGCACAGAATTGATAAAGGCGCCCTTCTAAATTACTCAGGGCAGCCACTGGATATGAAAAGCGTGAACTGTCAAAGACACATGCGAAATCACGTGATGCTGCCACCATTTTCCCCATGCAACTCATGCGACCAGTTCAAGGGCAATGGAGCTTGGTGCAAGTGATGATAATCGGTATTGTTACTGTGATGATGGTGATCTATTCTTGAGCAGAGTAAgtgttgaagagattgagatacaaagaTCAGCTTGGCAGTTTGGTGATTATCGGCAGAGAAGAAAAGGAATTGATGCCATTATTGATGGATGTGACTGGTGAACTGTTAACGGTTAAACAGAAAGAATGAGGAGAGCTTCCAGCGACTGATGGATAGAGCTCGTGGTGATAATTCAGTGAACCGAGAAGTTCAAAGAATGGTCGTACTGTACGTAGCCAATGATGGAAAGAATCTTAGGGATGGAGTATAGTTCGAGAACAAAACATTAAAGGAGGTTGAGTTGTTGCGAAGGTCTGATGTACTGATCAGGGAGTCGAATATCAAGTTTGAATCTGGCAGTGATGGTGACTGAAAGATGATGATGGCTGACTGATTGATTAGGGATTGCTGGTGACTGCCGAGAAGTGACGATGATGTACAGAAGAGTATGAATGACGAACAAGGTGTTGCTACAGCTGACAATGGTTGTCTCTGCTGGATGATTTGTGATGTTATCGGCAATGAAGTGAGACAATGAATATGAGGATGGTAATGAAGGTTTCTGTCATTGCTATGGTGTTCGAGCATGGCAGAGATGGTTTTGCTGCGATGGGAGATGTACCTGAGCTATGAATTAATGGAGATGACAGGAGTTTATTAGTGACGGAGGAGACTGAATTAAGTTGTTGATCGATATTCATGATAGCAGTGAACGAAGTGATGTTACCATGGGAAGAATGGCAGAGATGGATAACTCGAGGTTGGCTTTGCTGCTGCTGTTAGGATTGATGGAAGTATGTTGCTGTCATGGCAGTTGATGGAGGTTTGAGCTTGATCGATTCTTGAACGAAATCAGAAGATTATAATTCTCACGGAGAGCCTGGTATACGTGGAAGGGCTTTGGTCGAAAACAAAATTCAGGGAGTTTAGAAACTCACGATTACCAGACTTCCCGTGAGATGAATGGCCGGCAAAGTAAAACTCAGGGACTTCTATTTTTCACGGAGCAAGAAGTGGTCGGGGGAGTTCACCGAGAAAATTAAAATTCCGTAACTTTATTTTTTCACGGTGGCTTAAATGTCTGTGATTCTGACGGGAGTAAACAAAAATCCAGGGGAAAATATTTTTCACGGAAGCATGTATGTCTGTGGGTTTGGATTGGGGTATACTGTCAGTTCCTTGGAACTGACAGTTGAAGCGAAAGTAATTGAGCTGGACTTCACCAGTTTGTGCGCAAGCCCAACAAATATTTGGGGATTTTGGCTCGACCAGACTTTGGCCGAGAGTTTTGTTTGGGAATTTGGTTAGTATTTGATAACCGTTTTTCAAGGGATTCGACGCACGGGCACATCAATATTTGGGACACCTACATAAGAGATATTGCTATCATTAATCTTTTAAACTTTATCAAGCCATTGGAGAGGGGAACTCAAGAGAagtaaagctagggttttggagcgATTCATCATTGTAACTATTTCTTTaccattttatcatatgaaactcatgggttttgttagtaccatgagtagctaaacttcttagtgattggggatgaattctaagttctagacatgatttgagttattatataaatctattttgaagttattcacatgattattgattgtttatactaattagaataattatgattgattgatagattgtttaggtggccaactgaattaatttgttgattcaatcaaatgctagtattaagttaggagataagtaatagtcgaacaattcatacaaaagtagagaacacaagaccttgcagagggattctgtgtagcgattgtgtgtataaacaacactagaaagtggaccttgagctaagagtataactactaggatcaatctataattcacaaaagataaagcattcggacaaattacaccttgagtgagctactactaggtggtttcgaAGAATAAAATATGATATTTGAGAGCTTCCCtacccagtgatataaggaatttaggggataacactgagctagttgttattccacggttggtaataatctgtgattaattgtattaatggatgaatataataacttgatgacggttcagtaacgaagaagaattctctgatcatatttctctccattgcttgcaactttaatattttcaattgctttatttactttgtttacaatctaaaacaaaaaccccccattgtgacacttttgacaactaaaactctctgctcttcatgggaacgaacttgacttccattatattatttttaattgagtggaaataagatattaatttgattgcacctacgacacgcatcaaattttggcgccgctgccggggagcagtcggtagctttagttgttatttctttttagtcttatttttagtttttgatttaacttttgagaattttgtttcaggtacttaatctctggcatcaAAGAATTGGAATTACCCGAGGTGTGGAATTCAAAATCGCAAGGGAACGGTACTACAAGCACGTCCAAAGTtgcaagaagaaccttctacatcaacaatggtagtcGGTACAAATAatacaccaccacctccacctgcggagaggaagctgcgagagttgacatctccatgcttagattcacaaCCACTATGTACTACAATCACAAATccagtggagctgaagttgaatatacttcatc
This genomic stretch from Papaver somniferum cultivar HN1 chromosome 5, ASM357369v1, whole genome shotgun sequence harbors:
- the LOC113279079 gene encoding uncharacterized protein LOC113279079, which translates into the protein MAIKDLQKQMGQLTTDMNQLKAQTSTKLSSQTFVNLIENVNAMLLRSGKQTEEPKKQEKVSHDLEKDVEVETVPKENPTSTGQPKDTIPNFTTPPFPSRFVKSKKQVQDEEILDILRKLQINIPFIEAIRLVPRYAKVLRDLCTKNERLIPNEITQVGESASAMLLKKMPAKCKDLGGFTVPITIGTKRFERALLDLGASVSVMSIDVYDSLNLGPLKETGIVIQLDNKSNIYPKGLMENVLVQVNELIFLVDFFVVDMHNGDNCSSTSLLLGRPFMKTGKTKIDVDSGTLTMEFDKEIIHFNIFEAMQYPSDVHSVFSIDVVDSLDHKVFDDRGSKLDSHNLPLLDMDLDAEFLENCGAFAPQQKFQFDTSTCMPLPIIDEIVLYFVVQALKLEPKPPYHFTYPYLGDGEKHKELWEVQSDKVNVDSLEFHDLLPLEE